One genomic window of Caenorhabditis elegans chromosome I includes the following:
- the Y106G6D.3 gene encoding Myb-like protein X (Partially confirmed by transcript evidence), giving the protein MSLHPEQIHNAINCLCLAATATVAGAMISMGCTTGQRSNSRNSRKSSRSNKSKRSQRSKRRSAQRKKSSSRRKKKLRKEKSRKSQRSKRKKRESERRKKERSKRIARSKKSIKRDRERDSDSSRIKKSGSKRNLEKSNRDDSKRKISKDKNSRRSSQEKSHKYSEPLFIPPVDYDDRDRSLKKKKSVRDNNEEGSRRSSSRDKSKDMKEKSQQSKKDSSRKSKKQQKSEKKKSAEQDNRSDPEDDREAEAPVNSSKSNRKKRSTDEKVRELEKKKESKRGSKRESSKDKKVKKNEEVPSKKSSKMSKRSKRSTDENLETAKSSRILKDSEPKSSRSSVTSQKIDSSRGMSKLRADALKRMEPKLLVSPNANSDRFQCNEKGCQKGQCSSEARYAQNVRRSASQKSLRAPKENKLKDGSAKTPKVSSTTTPPVDTMRTPTQEPRSIYIETGKSTYGEASKTSGNNARSVYLADPVSAPKAYSVTPQKSTKTPSERKSEKNLEKKASKKSIKSSRSGIQQREVTKTSSKHSSKHSKAPSSKKSSKKSSKKEQKSRALSNSSSKKSVGSHRNKSNR; this is encoded by the exons atGAGTTTGCATCCGGAGCAAATTCATAATGCAATAAACTGCT TGTGTCTTGCTGCCACGGCTACCGTCGCTGGAGCAATGATATCAATGGGATGCACAACTGGGCAACGATCCAACTCAAGAAACAGCAGAAAAAGCTCGAGATCGAACAAGTCGAAAAGATCGCAACGAAGCAAGCGTCGAAGTGCTCAACGGAAGAAGTCGAGTTCGAGACGGAAGAAGAAGTTGAGAAAGGAAAAGAGCAGAAAAAGTCAGAGAAGTAAAAGAAAGAAGCGTGAGAGTGAACGACGTAAAAAGGAACGGTCGAAGAGAATTGCAAgatctaaaaaatcgattaaaaggGATCGAGAGAGGGACAGTGACAGCTCAAGAATCAAGAAAAGTGGATCTAAAAGGAATTTGGAGAAGAGTAATAGAGATGATTCTAAACGAAAGAtttcaaaagataaaaatAGTCGTCGTAGTTCTCAAGAGAAAAGTCATAAGTACTCTGAACCACTTTTCATTCCGCCAGTTGATTATGATGATAGAGATCGGTcactgaaaaagaagaagagtgTTAGAGACAATAATGAAGAAGGATCAAGACGTTCTAGCTCAAGAGATAAATCAAAAgatatgaaagaaaaatcgCAGCAAAGCAAGAAGGATAGTTCCAGAAAGAGCAAGAAGCAGCAAAAGtctgaaaagaagaagagtgCTGAGCAAGACAATCGTTCTGATCCTGAGGATGATCGCGAAGCTGAAGCCCCGGTTAATAGTTCGAAGAGCAATAGAAAGAAAAGATCAACAGATGAGAAAGTTAGAGaattggagaagaagaaggagagcAAAAGAGGATCAAAACGTGAAAGCTCGAAAGACAAGAAAGTCAAAAAGAATGAAGAAGTGCCGAGTAAGAAGTCAAGTAAGATGAGTAAGAGAAGCAAAAGATCGACTGATGAGAATTTGGAAACAGCAAAAAGTAGCCGAATCCTGAAAGACAGTGAACCAAAAAGCTCTCGTTCAAGTGTAACATCGCAGAAAATTGACTCAAGTCGTGGAATGAGCAAATTGAGAGCAGATGCACTCAAGAGAATGGAGCCTAAGCTATTGGTG TCTCCAAATGCAAATTCAGACCGTTTCCAGTGCAATGAGAAAGGTTGTCAAAAGGGTCAATGTTCGAGTGAAGCACGTTATGCTCAAAATGTCAGACGCTCTGCTTCTCAAAAATCATTGAGAGCGCCAAAGGAGAACAAATTGAAGGATGGGTCGGCAAAG acacCTAAAGTTTCATCCACAACAACGCCACCCGTTGACACCATGAGAACACCAACACAAGAGCCTCGATCAATCTACATTGAAACTGGGAAATCGACATATGGAGAAGCGTCGAAGACTTCGGGAAATAATGCAAGATCCGTTTACTTAGCGGATCCAGTTTCTGCTCCTAAGGCATATTCTGTAACTCCACAGAAGTCTACGAAAACTCCTTCGGAGAGAAAGTCGGAGAAAAACTTGGAGAAAAAGgcatcgaaaaaatcaatcaag TCATCAAGATCTGGAATTCAGCAACGCGAAGTCACAAAAACGTCATCGAAACATTCTTCAAAACATTCGAAGGCCCCATCATCAAAGAAATCTTCAAAGAAATCGTCAAAGAAAGAGCAAAAATCACGTGCATTGTCAAACAGTTCTTCAAAGAAATCTGTTGGAAGTCATAGAAACAAGTCGAATCGATAG